The Tenebrio molitor chromosome 3, icTenMoli1.1, whole genome shotgun sequence genome contains a region encoding:
- the srl gene encoding uncharacterized protein srl → MAMSVFKTRERFPSYQNFELSDDSSNSNDNNETYFHGSEDETELNGDIGLIPQPYHNNISSIVTDFFDGSDDSLMLNRNYLYNFSYESEIDTFAEQIVPHLVPEEEPQLNTLSTSDLNNILGDREISNFDLATFLEDPTPNNNNAAQRKYKSTGKRIDIQAQRYIIDDEGDTLDPGDEIDVETVFEGTSLPVLEATDALSLLEQFEASEKPLLPSAQHNGNSSSNSNSSSMDSCESSNTLIHHLEMTFDETTTNPIEILGRIPKTPIDIFEDDVNIKTVAYDGQSIKQEPSFHESNEQEAVFEEDIKVFELDSRSIKNEFVCPDEMNVDKENFDLQLVKKELVCADERNVEKENLAKVETPVKNEVVVDTKPKKIKVKHEKKCAKPNISDSNSTQNYAKSKHILDALPQELIARINESGKRKTITVIPPIPNKKRGASRSVDNASQHRNKIPKVSNNEHIQIDHDYCATVSSYPKEPQKDSGFQSSEEDDRYFIKNQPTVKTADGKLMVSLLKNNTVHNSNQKKKLNIAEYKKRRFISPNTTSQSNSPISSTCSSPLPEDENLKRIKHQEKLMKMAADLLNTPAKSAKQTESNVVQKNPPVLTPPERVVVAPPKIVPPPDLEVKEYLSTGMNTDISTIKTSKTLLASTQQLEEIKPLLKKVSNKINSNSFITSLIENIPKVKTKTSTYVKPENQEVVREDKIIHYLRKDRLPAKTTSVGTQTDFDDDMQSRYRRRTGRSSSPSSSSSGSITRSRGRRRRDSSSSSCHSSRSHSSDSSTSSHSSRSSRSRSRSLSPKRSRQYSAERLREVEERRVVYVGRISKGTTKEDLRRRFLPFGTITNVSLHFRDYGDNYGFVTFGKKEDAYEAVEHGNDGSVYPKYELSFGGRRIFCQTSYSDLDNVREDDYNYYKSRPTENSFDALLRELQEKMRKRKP, encoded by the exons ATGGCTATGagtgtttttaagacgagAGAGAGGTTTCCATCATATCAGAAT TTTGAACTGTCTGACGATTCATCCAATTCAAATGACAATAATGAAACATATTTTCATGGATCGGAGGATGAAACTGA GCTGAATGGTGATATAGGTCTAATACCACAACCCTACCACAACAACATTAGTAGCATCGTAACAGATTTCTTTGATGGGTCAGATGACTCCTTGATGTTAAATAGgaattatttgtacaacttcTCATAT GAGAGCGAGATTGACACATTTGCCGAACAAATCGTACCACATTTGGTACCTGAAGAAGAACCACAACTTAATACGTTAAGCACTAGCGATCTAAATAACATATTAGGTGATAGAGaaattagtaattttgatCTAGCGACATTTCTCGAAGATCCTACGCCTAACAATAATAATGCGGCACAAAGAAAGTATAAATCTACGGGCAAAAGAATTGACATACAAGCGCAAAGATATATTATCGACGATGAAGGCGATACCTTAGATCCAGGTGATGAAATCGACGTTGAAACTGTGTTCGAAGGAACAAGTCTTCCGGTTTTGGAAGCCACTGACGCATTAAGTCTTTTAGAGCAATTCGAAGCGTCAGAGAAACCGCTCTTGCCAAGTGCTCAGCACAATGGGAATTCGAGTTCGAATTCGAATTCTAGCAGCATGGACTCCTGCGAGTCTAGCAATACTTTAATCCACCATCTTGAAATGACTTTCGATGAAACTACAACCAATCCCATAGAAATACTAGGGAGAATACCAAAAACTCCAATCGATATATTTGAAGATGATGTTAACATCAAAACTGTCGCTTATGATGGACAATCAATTAAGCAGGAACCTTCTTTTCATGAAAGTAACGAACAGGAAGCCGTATTTGAGGAGGATATTAAAGTATTTGAGCTCGATTcacgatcaattaaaaatgaattcgtCTGTCCCGATGAGATGAATGTtgacaaagaaaattttgatttacaatTAGTTAAAAAGGAATTAGTTTGTGCCGATGAGAGGAATGTTGAGAAAGAAAATCTTGCCAAGGTCGAAACACCAGTAAAAAATGAAGTTGTAGTAGACACcaagccgaaaaaaattaaagtaaaacaTGAGAAGAAATGCGCTAAACCGAATATTTCCGATTCCAATAGCACTCAAAATTACGCAAAGAGCAAACACATATTGGATGCACTTCCTCAAGAGTTAATCGCGCGGATCAACGAGTCGGGAAAACGCAAAACCATAACCGTAATACCTCCGATTCCTAACAAGAAACGGGGAGCATCTCGTTCCGTGGATAACGCATCTCAGCATCGTAATAAAATTCCGAAAGTGAGCAATAACGAGCACATACAAATCGATCACGATTATTGTGCCACCGTTTCGTCTTATCCGAAGGAACCGCAGAAAGATTCCGGTTTTCAATCATCCGAAGAAGATGATCGctactttattaaaaatcagcCTACAGTCAAGACGGCTGACGGCAAACTCATGGTCTCGTTACTCAAAAACAATACTGTACATAACTCCAATCAAAAGAAGAAGCTCAACATCGCCGAGTATAAGAAGAGACGATTCATAAGTCCTAACACGACTTCCCAGAGCAACTCGCCTATCAGTAGCACTTGCAGTTCGCCCTTACCCGAAGATGAGAATCTCAAACGTATTAAACACCAAGAAAAGTTGATGAAAATGGCCGCCGATCTGCTTAACACTCCTGCAAAGTCGGCCAAGCAGACGGAAAGTAACGTTGTGCAGAAAAATCCACCAGTGCTGACGCCTCCAGAACGCGTCGTGGTTGCCCCACCGAAAATTGTGCCTCCTCCTGATCTAGAAGTAAAGGAGTACCTCAGTACCGGTATGAACACCGATATCTCCACCATCAAGACAAGCAAAACCCTGTTGGCTTCTACCCAACAGTTGGAAGAGATAAAACCCTTGTTGAAGAAAGTTAGCAATAAGATTAACAGCAATTCTTTTATAACGTCGCTCATAGAGAATATTCCCAAAGTCAAAACTAAAACGAGCACTTACGTCAAACCGGAAAACCAAGAAGTGGTAAGAGAAGATAAGATAATTCATTACTTGAGGAAAGATAGATTGCCAGCTAAGACAACGAGTGTTGGGACACAAACAGATTTCGATGATGATATGCAATCCAGATATAGAAGGAGGACGGGGAGAAGCAGCAGTCCCAGTTCATCTTCCAGCGGAAGCATCACTCGTTCTAGGGGTCGCag AAGGCGCGATAGCTCGAGTTCTTCGTGTCACTCTAGTAGATCACATAGTTCAGATTCATCTACATCATCACATTCTTCCAG ATCGTCCCGCTCACGATCTAGATCCTTGTCTCCAAAACGTTCGCGCCAGTACAGCGCTGAACGTTTGAGAGAAGTAGAAGAGCGCAGAGTGGTCTATGTGGGACGTATCAGTAAAGGTACCACAAAAGAGGACTTGCGGAGGCGTTTTCTTCCATTTGGAACTATCACTAACGTCAGTCTTCACTTTAGAGATTACGG GGACAACTATGGTTTCGTAACTTTTGGTAAGAAAGAAGATGCATATGAAGCTGTCGAACATGGGAACGACGGGTCGGTTTATCCCAAGTACGAGTTGAGTTTCGGTGGGAGAAGAATATTTTGTCAAACTTCATATTCTGATTTAG ATAACGTGCGCGAGGATGATTACAATTATTACAAATCTCGACCCACTGAAAATAGTTTTGATGCCCTTTTAAGAGAACTTCAAGAAAAAATGCGTAAGCGAAAGCCTTGA